A section of the Anabaena cylindrica PCC 7122 genome encodes:
- a CDS encoding iron-containing alcohol dehydrogenase, which translates to MENFVFYNPVKILFGKGQIANIASEIPADAKILITYGGGSIKANGVYDQVKSALAGRNVFEFGGIEPNPHLETLMKAVELIRKEGIDFLLAVGGGSVADGTKFIAAAVPFVGEPWDILAKGAPITAALPMGVVLTLPATGSEMNTSSVVTKWETQEKLFFSSPLVFPKFSVLDPETTFSLPPRQISNGIVDAFTHVMEQYLTYPVNAPLQDRMAESILKTLIKEGPKTLANPTDYDARANLVWSATMALNGLIAAGVPQDWTTHMIGHELTALHGMDHAQTLAVVLPSTLTIRRDRKSQKLLQYADRVWEIVGGSEDERIDAAITKTRDFFESVGVHTHLSDYGVGVETIPAVIENLEKHGMTALGENKDVNPQVVEKILALCA; encoded by the coding sequence ATGGAAAATTTCGTTTTTTACAATCCAGTTAAAATCCTATTTGGGAAAGGCCAAATTGCTAATATCGCTTCAGAAATTCCCGCAGATGCTAAAATTCTCATCACCTATGGCGGTGGTAGCATTAAAGCCAATGGCGTTTATGACCAAGTAAAATCGGCATTAGCTGGAAGGAATGTATTTGAGTTTGGTGGTATTGAACCCAACCCTCATCTGGAAACTTTGATGAAAGCAGTGGAATTAATACGCAAAGAAGGTATTGATTTTTTGTTAGCCGTGGGTGGTGGTTCAGTTGCTGACGGGACTAAATTTATAGCTGCTGCTGTTCCTTTTGTGGGCGAACCTTGGGATATTTTAGCAAAAGGCGCACCGATAACTGCGGCTTTACCTATGGGGGTAGTTTTGACTTTACCCGCAACTGGTTCAGAGATGAATACAAGTTCTGTTGTTACCAAGTGGGAAACTCAAGAAAAGTTATTTTTCAGCAGTCCCCTAGTGTTTCCTAAATTTTCGGTTCTTGACCCAGAAACAACTTTTTCTCTCCCTCCTCGGCAAATTAGCAATGGTATTGTTGATGCTTTTACTCATGTGATGGAACAGTATTTAACCTATCCGGTGAATGCACCATTACAAGACCGCATGGCTGAGTCAATCTTAAAAACCCTGATTAAGGAGGGGCCAAAAACCTTAGCAAATCCTACAGATTATGATGCACGAGCAAATTTAGTCTGGTCTGCGACAATGGCGTTAAACGGATTAATTGCTGCTGGTGTACCTCAAGATTGGACAACTCACATGATTGGTCATGAGTTGACAGCGTTGCATGGTATGGATCATGCTCAAACTTTGGCGGTTGTGTTACCTAGTACGTTGACTATTAGACGCGATCGCAAATCACAAAAACTTTTACAATATGCAGATAGAGTTTGGGAAATTGTCGGTGGTTCAGAAGATGAACGGATAGATGCAGCAATTACTAAAACTCGTGATTTCTTTGAATCAGTTGGTGTTCACACTCATTTATCTGACTATGGTGTGGGAGTAGAAACCATTCCCGCAGTGATCGAGAATTTAGAAAAGCATGGAATGACAGCTTTGGGGGAAAATAAAGATGTTAACCCGCAAGTTGTTGAGAAGATTTTAGCTCTTTGCGCTTAG
- a CDS encoding P-II family nitrogen regulator: MELVKRLEIFANYVEVSKILEALEKAGVPEHTVIKNVAGKGRGGTDSDDLAMTLLDNIYIIAFFAPEKLPLVEVQIKKILNKFGGTCFISDAMELNTTKCVG, encoded by the coding sequence ATGGAGTTAGTTAAACGGCTAGAAATTTTTGCTAATTACGTTGAAGTCAGCAAGATTTTGGAAGCTTTAGAAAAAGCTGGTGTTCCTGAACATACGGTTATTAAGAATGTTGCCGGTAAAGGTAGAGGAGGAACAGACAGTGATGATTTAGCAATGACCTTGCTAGATAACATTTATATTATTGCTTTCTTTGCTCCTGAAAAATTGCCGCTGGTGGAGGTACAAATTAAAAAGATTTTAAATAAATTTGGTGGGACTTGTTTTATTTCTGATGCGATGGAATTGAACACAACTAAGTGTGTTGGTTAG
- a CDS encoding alpha/beta fold hydrolase has product MQPFTIANTSGITASPPKFYDWQNYRCAYEVHQPIDSSADGTPLLLIHPIGVGLSRQFWQRFCHEWYQTNHQNIIYNPDLLGCGESDMPPLAYKPIDWAKQLQHFLHTVVQKPVIIIAQGALSTVAIELIKLEPNLIKGLILSGPTAWSVTTKNAPKWQQNLLWIIFNSPLGNAFFRYARTRKFLVSFSTEKLFASSEAVDEEWLDTLIADAKNMGGRYAVFSFLARFWQRDYSGDIASLRQPTLVVLGDTASAISKEGKKETPDERLADYLACLPQGRGMKISGRNVLPYESTAAFVATISSFVNELS; this is encoded by the coding sequence ATGCAACCTTTTACCATAGCCAATACATCGGGGATTACAGCATCTCCTCCCAAGTTTTATGATTGGCAGAATTATCGCTGTGCTTATGAAGTACATCAACCCATAGATTCATCTGCTGACGGTACTCCTTTACTTTTAATTCATCCTATTGGGGTAGGATTATCAAGGCAATTTTGGCAGCGATTTTGCCATGAATGGTATCAAACCAATCATCAAAATATCATTTATAATCCTGATTTATTGGGATGTGGTGAAAGTGATATGCCTCCTCTGGCTTATAAACCAATTGATTGGGCAAAACAATTACAACATTTTTTACATACAGTAGTACAAAAACCTGTGATTATAATAGCACAAGGTGCTTTATCAACAGTAGCTATTGAATTAATTAAATTAGAGCCAAATCTAATTAAAGGACTTATACTTTCTGGTCCAACAGCTTGGAGTGTAACTACTAAAAATGCACCCAAATGGCAACAAAATCTGCTTTGGATTATCTTTAATTCACCTCTAGGGAATGCTTTTTTCCGCTATGCACGTACACGCAAATTTTTAGTTTCTTTCTCAACTGAGAAATTGTTTGCATCTAGCGAAGCTGTAGACGAAGAATGGTTAGATACTTTAATAGCAGATGCTAAAAATATGGGTGGTCGCTATGCTGTATTTTCTTTTTTAGCTAGGTTTTGGCAACGGGATTATAGTGGTGATATTGCCTCTCTTCGACAACCGACATTAGTTGTTTTAGGAGATACAGCATCAGCTATTAGTAAGGAAGGTAAAAAGGAAACGCCTGATGAACGTTTGGCAGATTATCTGGCTTGTCTACCTCAAGGTCGAGGCATGAAAATTAGCGGACGCAATGTTTTACCATATGAATCAACTGCTGCATTTGTGGCAACTATATCTTCATTTGTTAATGAACTTTCTTAG
- the psaI gene encoding photosystem I reaction center subunit VIII, translating to MSSSFLPSILAYSSFLPSIFVPLTGLVLPAVVFAFFFSYIESEDIS from the coding sequence ATGTCAAGTTCATTTTTGCCCTCTATCCTGGCCTATTCTTCATTCTTGCCTTCTATTTTCGTACCTCTGACTGGTCTAGTTTTACCAGCAGTAGTCTTCGCATTTTTCTTTTCATATATTGAAAGTGAAGATATCTCCTAA
- a CDS encoding SDR family oxidoreductase, giving the protein MNIAIIGCGYVGYAVSQYWQENKNFIITATTTTPERVSDLKAVAQKVIVTQGNDLESLNSVLKNQDIVILSLGAKSGNTYEETYLQTAKTLVSVLRHSPNIRQLIYTGSYSVYGDRNGVWVDEETPPAPPNLNAQILRKTEDVLLSAENENLRVCILRLGGIYGPGRELVKIFGRVAGTNRSGNGEEITNWIHRDDIVGAIEFARNQRLQGIYNLVDDSHLTSRELIDNVLTKHNLPNVIWDATNKSNRPYNTWVSNQKIKDAGYKLIHPQITF; this is encoded by the coding sequence ATGAATATAGCAATAATTGGTTGTGGTTATGTTGGTTATGCAGTTTCTCAATATTGGCAGGAAAATAAAAATTTTATCATCACTGCAACCACAACTACTCCTGAGCGTGTATCTGATTTAAAGGCTGTAGCCCAAAAAGTTATAGTCACCCAAGGGAATGATTTAGAATCTCTAAACTCAGTATTAAAAAATCAAGATATCGTCATATTAAGTCTAGGTGCAAAAAGTGGAAATACCTATGAAGAAACTTATCTGCAAACAGCCAAAACCTTAGTTTCTGTACTACGGCATTCTCCCAATATTCGCCAGTTGATATATACAGGAAGTTATTCAGTATACGGAGATAGAAATGGTGTTTGGGTAGATGAAGAAACACCACCAGCACCACCTAATCTAAATGCTCAAATTCTTCGCAAAACCGAAGATGTTTTACTATCAGCAGAGAATGAAAACCTCCGTGTTTGTATCTTACGTTTGGGAGGGATTTATGGGCCTGGTAGAGAATTGGTGAAAATATTTGGCCGAGTAGCTGGTACAAATCGTTCCGGTAATGGTGAAGAAATCACAAATTGGATTCACCGAGACGATATTGTTGGTGCTATAGAATTTGCACGTAACCAGCGTTTACAAGGTATTTATAATCTAGTAGATGATTCACATCTCACCAGTCGAGAACTAATTGATAATGTGCTAACAAAACATAATTTACCTAATGTAATATGGGATGCAACAAACAAGAGTAACCGCCCCTATAATACGTGGGTGTCTAATCAAAAGATAAAAGACGCGGGATACAAGTTAATTCATCCTCAAATAACTTTTTAG
- a CDS encoding Uma2 family endonuclease: MTQIYEGVRWTSSDLELLPDNGNRYEIINGELFVTRAPHWKHQKACTRIANLLDSWSLSTGLGEAVTAPGIIFTDADNVIPDVVWASNERLATLLDDNGHLTGAPELVIEVLSFGVENERRDKEVKLKLYASRGVQEYWIMNWKLQQIEVYRRERAILVLVETLFANDELISPLLPGFSCIVGHLFK; this comes from the coding sequence ATGACCCAGATATATGAGGGAGTACGCTGGACAAGCTCAGACCTTGAACTCTTGCCAGATAACGGCAACCGTTATGAGATAATTAATGGAGAATTATTTGTGACAAGAGCGCCACATTGGAAACATCAGAAAGCTTGTACTAGAATTGCTAACTTACTCGATAGTTGGTCATTATCGACAGGTTTAGGAGAAGCTGTAACTGCTCCAGGTATTATTTTTACTGATGCTGATAATGTCATTCCTGATGTAGTTTGGGCAAGTAATGAAAGATTAGCGACTTTATTAGATGATAATGGACATTTAACAGGTGCGCCAGAATTAGTAATTGAAGTTCTTTCTTTTGGTGTGGAAAATGAACGCCGAGATAAAGAAGTGAAATTAAAGCTTTATGCTTCTAGAGGTGTGCAGGAATATTGGATAATGAATTGGAAGTTACAACAAATAGAAGTTTATCGAAGAGAAAGGGCAATTTTAGTATTAGTAGAAACTCTGTTTGCTAATGATGAGTTAATATCGCCTTTATTGCCTGGATTTAGTTGTATTGTGGGTCATTTATTTAAATAG
- a CDS encoding type II toxin-antitoxin system RelE/ParE family toxin — MSNYSLTDEAIQDINEICDDLSNFNLGSATEFLNSIENKCQTLAQFPNIGRSYAELSPELRGISVNPYIIFYRLIQR, encoded by the coding sequence ATGAGTAATTACAGTTTAACAGATGAAGCAATTCAAGATATCAATGAAATTTGTGATGATTTATCAAATTTCAACTTAGGTTCTGCAACTGAATTTTTAAATTCAATAGAAAATAAATGTCAAACTTTAGCACAATTTCCTAACATAGGTCGTAGTTATGCTGAACTATCACCAGAATTGCGAGGAATATCTGTAAATCCTTATATTATTTTCTATCGGTTGATACAAAGATGA
- a CDS encoding pentapeptide repeat-containing protein, with product MSELERYYRILELEPGATLEEINQAYKDLVFVWHPDRLPKDNHRLQQKAQDKLKAFNEAREKLRSLNDKSQTANSRPTQQKKPSSTYYQQPQTNYQQPNQNPDLSGKDFSRANLSNRDLSGRNLSYANLSGSNLSDTFMHKVNLRGADLSEANLFRANLLLADMREANLRSANLIGADLSGADLRGADLTGARIRSGERLLVKLIGANLAGAIMPDGVIHA from the coding sequence ATGAGCGAACTGGAGCGATACTACAGAATCTTAGAATTAGAACCTGGAGCAACACTAGAAGAGATCAACCAGGCTTACAAAGATTTAGTGTTTGTTTGGCATCCTGATCGCCTCCCTAAAGACAACCACCGGTTACAACAAAAAGCTCAAGACAAACTCAAAGCCTTTAATGAAGCTCGTGAAAAATTACGTTCTTTAAACGATAAGTCTCAAACTGCAAATTCTAGACCAACCCAACAAAAAAAACCATCCTCTACTTACTATCAACAACCACAAACAAACTATCAACAACCCAATCAAAATCCAGACTTGAGTGGAAAAGATTTTAGTCGCGCTAATTTAAGTAACAGAGATTTATCTGGTAGAAACCTAAGCTATGCAAATTTAAGCGGTTCTAATCTCAGTGATACTTTTATGCACAAAGTTAATCTTAGGGGTGCGGATTTATCGGAGGCTAATTTGTTTAGAGCTAACTTGTTGTTAGCAGATATGAGAGAAGCAAATTTACGCTCGGCTAATTTGATTGGTGCGGATCTCAGCGGTGCAGACTTGCGGGGTGCAGACTTGACAGGTGCTAGAATTCGCTCAGGTGAGCGTCTACTGGTAAAACTAATTGGTGCTAACTTAGCTGGGGCTATTATGCCAGATGGCGTAATTCATGCTTGA
- a CDS encoding sodium-dependent bicarbonate transport family permease, translating into MDVSLIVSNILNPPVLAFFMGMLAVFLKSDLEIPAPIPKLFSLYLLFAIGFKGGVELVKSGISQEVIFTMLAAILMACLVPIYTFFILKIKLDSYNAAAIAATYGSISAVTFITASSFLTQLGISFDGYMVAALALMESPAIVVGLILVKLFTADQSDREFNWSEVLQEAFLNSSVFLLVGSLIMGLLTGEHGWTTLKPFTQDMFYGVLTFFLLDMGLLAAKRIKDLQKTGVFLILFAILIPIVNAGIGLIIAKLIGMPQGDALLFSVLCASASYIAVPAAMRLTVPEANPSLYVSTALAVTFPFNIIIGIPFYLYAINIFWS; encoded by the coding sequence ATGGATGTGAGCTTGATTGTATCCAACATCTTGAATCCACCTGTGTTAGCTTTTTTTATGGGGATGTTGGCAGTTTTCCTAAAGTCAGATTTGGAAATTCCAGCACCTATTCCTAAGCTGTTTTCCCTGTATTTGCTATTTGCGATTGGGTTTAAGGGTGGTGTGGAACTGGTAAAAAGCGGCATTAGCCAGGAAGTGATTTTCACTATGCTGGCAGCGATTCTAATGGCTTGCCTTGTTCCAATTTATACTTTTTTTATTCTCAAGATAAAACTGGACTCTTACAACGCTGCTGCGATCGCAGCTACCTATGGTTCAATTAGTGCCGTAACCTTTATCACGGCTAGTTCTTTTCTGACTCAACTGGGTATCAGCTTTGATGGTTATATGGTTGCAGCCCTGGCTTTGATGGAATCTCCGGCTATAGTCGTTGGTTTGATATTAGTAAAATTATTTACTGCTGATCAAAGTGACAGAGAGTTTAATTGGTCGGAAGTATTGCAAGAAGCATTTCTAAATAGTTCCGTATTTCTCCTTGTTGGTAGCCTAATTATGGGTTTACTCACAGGGGAACATGGTTGGACGACATTAAAACCGTTTACACAAGATATGTTTTACGGAGTCCTCACCTTTTTCTTATTAGATATGGGACTTCTAGCGGCAAAAAGAATCAAAGATTTGCAAAAAACAGGCGTTTTCTTAATTTTATTTGCCATACTCATACCAATCGTTAATGCTGGAATTGGTTTAATTATTGCTAAACTAATCGGTATGCCCCAAGGAGATGCTCTCTTATTTTCCGTGTTGTGTGCTAGTGCTTCTTACATTGCAGTTCCAGCAGCTATGCGGCTAACCGTTCCAGAAGCTAATCCTAGTCTATACGTTTCTACTGCTTTAGCTGTGACATTTCCTTTTAACATCATCATTGGCATACCCTTTTATTTATACGCAATTAATATCTTTTGGAGTTGA
- a CDS encoding photosynthesis system II assembly factor Ycf48 — MHSIVRSWQRIFAAFMVVLACIGCSKVPSISNNPWQVINVPTEAKLLDIGFTGNPQHGYLVGSSATLLETNNGGDTWQPLKLELDDERYRFNSVSFSGNEGWIAGEPSLLLHTTDEGKSWSRIPLTEKLPGSPITIAALAENTAEMATDVGAIYQTTDGGKNWKAQVEAAVGVVRNLERSPDGKYIAVSAKGSFYSVWEPGQAAWEPHNRLSSRRVENMGFADNGQLWLLARGGQVQFSDLTKPDEWLDVQYPELTTSWGLLDLAYRTPTEIWIGGGSGNLLRSTDSGKTWEKDREVEGVAGNLYKIVFFNPEQGFVIGDHGVLLKYNPNAA; from the coding sequence ATGCATTCAATTGTGAGAAGTTGGCAACGAATATTTGCCGCATTCATGGTAGTCCTCGCCTGTATAGGATGTAGCAAAGTTCCCTCAATCAGCAATAATCCCTGGCAAGTTATTAATGTGCCAACAGAAGCGAAACTGTTGGATATTGGCTTTACTGGTAATCCCCAGCATGGTTATTTAGTCGGTAGTAGTGCCACTTTATTGGAAACTAATAATGGTGGAGATACTTGGCAGCCGCTCAAACTGGAACTGGATGATGAAAGGTATCGCTTTAACTCAGTCAGTTTTAGTGGTAATGAAGGCTGGATTGCCGGAGAGCCTTCGCTGTTGCTACATACTACGGATGAAGGCAAGTCTTGGTCACGTATTCCTTTAACCGAAAAGTTACCAGGTAGCCCAATCACGATCGCAGCCTTGGCTGAAAATACAGCAGAAATGGCTACTGATGTCGGTGCTATCTATCAAACTACAGATGGTGGTAAAAACTGGAAAGCTCAAGTTGAAGCAGCCGTTGGTGTGGTGCGTAACTTAGAGCGATCGCCTGATGGTAAGTATATTGCTGTTTCGGCTAAAGGCAGTTTTTACTCAGTCTGGGAACCAGGACAAGCAGCTTGGGAACCCCATAACCGTCTCAGTTCTAGACGAGTAGAAAATATGGGCTTTGCTGATAATGGCCAATTATGGTTATTAGCACGAGGTGGTCAAGTTCAATTTAGTGATTTGACTAAACCAGATGAATGGCTAGATGTACAATATCCAGAGTTAACCACTAGCTGGGGTTTACTAGATTTGGCATATCGCACACCCACTGAAATTTGGATTGGTGGTGGTAGCGGTAATCTACTACGCAGTACCGATAGTGGCAAAACCTGGGAAAAAGACCGCGAAGTAGAAGGAGTTGCAGGTAACTTGTATAAGATTGTGTTTTTCAATCCTGAACAAGGCTTTGTGATCGGTGATCACGGTGTTTTGCTCAAATACAACCCCAATGCAGCTTAA
- a CDS encoding photosystem II reaction center protein J, producing the protein MSGSGRIPLWVVATIAGLGVITVVGIFFYGAYAGIGSSL; encoded by the coding sequence GTGTCAGGAAGTGGAAGAATTCCCCTGTGGGTCGTCGCTACGATCGCAGGTTTAGGTGTCATTACTGTTGTAGGTATTTTCTTTTATGGAGCCTACGCCGGAATCGGTTCTTCACTCTAA
- a CDS encoding rubredoxin, with translation MSEQAEEAIETPVLDRYECRSCGYVYEPEKGDDKNDITAGILFAELPTNWRCPVCNAKKVAFANIGPAGTASGFKENLGYGLGVNTLTPTQKNILIFGALALGFLFFISLYGLQ, from the coding sequence ATGAGCGAACAAGCTGAAGAAGCTATTGAAACTCCAGTGTTAGATAGATACGAGTGTCGCTCTTGCGGTTACGTTTATGAACCGGAAAAAGGAGACGACAAAAATGATATTACCGCTGGCATACTGTTTGCAGAACTACCTACAAATTGGCGCTGTCCAGTTTGTAATGCCAAAAAGGTAGCTTTCGCTAACATTGGGCCTGCGGGTACAGCATCTGGTTTCAAAGAAAATTTAGGTTACGGTTTAGGCGTTAATACACTGACACCAACCCAAAAGAACATTTTGATTTTCGGTGCTTTGGCGCTTGGATTCTTGTTTTTTATTAGTCTTTACGGCTTACAATAA
- a CDS encoding sensor histidine kinase, with protein sequence MKVAPLPSNEPERLKALEKYQILDTAEEQGFDDLTALAAYICKTPIALISLIDEHRQWFKSKIGLEVTETPKNISFCAHAILQPEEILIVPNALEDGRFYDNPLVTEDPNIRFYAGTPLVTSDGLALGTLCAIDQKPHILSPEQIAALKRLGRQVLTQMELRINLMQLEKNIVQRQIIEDELRISNQELSSTVNKLRKTQMQLIHAEKMSSLVPLITGIAHEINNPANFIYGNLKHVDDNVRDLLDLLSLYQENYPHPSSQIQHKTDAIDFGFLNEDLFKILNSMKVGTQRIREIVLSLRNFCRIDESEKKSVNITTGIDSTLLFLQHRVEAKGHFPKIEVIKEYGELPLVECYPAHLNQVFMHLLSNAIDSLEEAFVMQPEKKNELKINIQTKYVEPGFAIIRIADNGIGIPESISKQIFDPFFTTKPVGRGQGLGLSISYQIVVDKHGGILKYISQEGKGAEFWIEIPCKTLTESSLSCI encoded by the coding sequence ATGAAAGTAGCTCCATTACCATCCAATGAACCAGAGAGGCTAAAAGCACTAGAAAAATACCAAATTCTTGATACCGCTGAAGAACAAGGCTTTGATGATTTAACTGCTTTAGCCGCATATATTTGTAAAACTCCCATTGCCTTGATCAGCTTAATAGATGAGCATCGACAATGGTTTAAATCAAAGATTGGTTTAGAAGTAACAGAAACTCCTAAAAATATATCATTTTGCGCCCATGCTATTCTCCAACCAGAGGAAATATTAATAGTACCAAATGCCCTAGAAGATGGGCGGTTTTATGATAATCCATTAGTGACAGAAGACCCTAATATTCGGTTTTATGCAGGTACACCTCTAGTAACATCTGATGGTTTGGCTTTGGGAACTTTGTGCGCTATTGACCAAAAACCGCACATTCTGAGTCCAGAACAAATTGCAGCACTAAAAAGATTAGGTCGTCAAGTTCTCACACAAATGGAACTGAGAATCAATTTAATGCAGTTAGAAAAAAATATTGTCCAGCGTCAAATAATTGAAGATGAACTACGCATCAGTAATCAAGAGCTTTCTAGTACTGTAAATAAGTTAAGAAAAACTCAAATGCAACTGATTCATGCTGAAAAAATGTCTAGTTTAGTTCCCTTAATTACAGGTATTGCCCATGAAATTAATAACCCTGCTAACTTTATTTATGGCAATCTCAAACACGTAGATGATAACGTCCGAGATTTATTAGATTTATTAAGTCTGTATCAAGAAAATTATCCCCATCCCAGTTCTCAAATTCAGCATAAAACCGATGCTATTGATTTTGGTTTTTTGAATGAAGATTTATTTAAAATCCTTAACTCTATGAAAGTTGGTACTCAGCGCATTCGTGAAATTGTGCTGTCGCTGCGGAACTTTTGTCGGATAGACGAATCTGAAAAAAAATCAGTAAATATAACCACGGGTATTGATAGCACATTATTATTTTTACAGCATAGAGTGGAAGCAAAGGGACATTTTCCGAAAATAGAAGTTATTAAAGAATACGGTGAACTTCCATTAGTAGAATGCTATCCAGCACACCTAAACCAAGTTTTTATGCATTTACTTAGTAATGCTATTGATTCTCTAGAGGAGGCATTTGTTATGCAACCTGAAAAAAAGAATGAACTCAAAATTAACATTCAGACCAAGTATGTTGAACCAGGTTTTGCTATCATCAGAATTGCAGATAATGGAATAGGTATACCTGAATCTATTAGTAAACAAATATTTGATCCATTTTTTACAACTAAGCCTGTAGGGAGAGGGCAAGGTCTGGGATTATCTATTAGTTATCAAATTGTAGTTGATAAACATGGTGGAATATTGAAATATATATCCCAAGAAGGAAAAGGTGCAGAATTTTGGATTGAAATACCTTGTAAAACCCTGACAGAAAGCTCTTTATCTTGTATCTAA
- a CDS encoding Uma2 family endonuclease: MQLPETKPASEYIDGQIIQKPMPQGKHSIVQGELVPAINFVVKPQKIARAFPELPCTFGGRSIVPDIAVFVWNRIPRDENGEVSNTFAISPDWTIEILSPDQNQTKVTKNILHCLKYGTQMGWLIDPSERTIFVYRPNQQIEVFDELDMLILVPSFASDLQLTVGELFAWLLE, from the coding sequence CTGCAACTACCAGAAACTAAACCTGCTAGTGAGTACATTGATGGTCAAATTATTCAAAAACCGATGCCACAGGGAAAACATAGTATAGTTCAAGGTGAACTTGTACCTGCAATTAATTTTGTCGTAAAACCTCAAAAAATCGCTCGTGCATTTCCTGAATTGCCTTGTACCTTTGGTGGACGTTCCATAGTACCTGATATTGCAGTGTTTGTGTGGAATAGAATTCCCCGTGATGAAAATGGAGAAGTTTCTAACACATTTGCAATTTCTCCAGATTGGACAATTGAAATTTTATCACCTGATCAAAATCAGACAAAGGTAACTAAAAATATTTTGCATTGTTTAAAATATGGTACTCAAATGGGTTGGTTAATTGACCCAAGTGAAAGGACTATTTTTGTTTATCGTCCAAATCAACAAATAGAAGTATTTGATGAATTAGATATGTTAATTCTTGTGCCATCTTTTGCTAGTGATTTACAATTAACTGTTGGAGAGTTGTTTGCTTGGTTGTTAGAGTGA
- the psbE gene encoding cytochrome b559 subunit alpha, which translates to MSGTTGERPFSDIITSIRYWVIHSITIPALFVAGWLFVSTGLAYDVFGTPRPNDYFTQVRQEVPIVSDRYEAKKQVETFIGK; encoded by the coding sequence ATGTCAGGTACCACCGGAGAACGTCCGTTTTCGGATATTATCACCAGCATTCGTTACTGGGTAATCCACAGCATCACCATTCCAGCTTTATTCGTTGCTGGTTGGTTATTTGTCAGCACTGGACTGGCTTATGATGTGTTTGGCACACCCCGTCCCAACGATTATTTCACACAGGTACGGCAAGAAGTGCCAATCGTTAGCGACCGTTATGAAGCTAAAAAGCAAGTAGAAACATTTATCGGAAAGTAA
- a CDS encoding photosystem II reaction center protein L, whose protein sequence is MERSPNPNQQPVELNRTSLYLGLLLIFVLGILFSSYFFN, encoded by the coding sequence ATGGAAAGATCCCCTAATCCTAATCAACAACCGGTTGAATTAAACCGTACCTCTCTGTATCTAGGACTGCTATTGATTTTCGTTCTAGGAATTCTGTTTTCCAGTTACTTCTTTAACTAA
- the psbF gene encoding cytochrome b559 subunit beta → MTSGNNINQPVTYPIFTVRWLAVHTLGVPTVFFLGAIAAMQFIQR, encoded by the coding sequence ATGACTAGCGGCAATAACATCAATCAACCAGTTACCTATCCAATTTTTACGGTCAGATGGCTTGCAGTTCACACCCTAGGTGTGCCAACTGTCTTCTTCTTGGGAGCGATCGCCGCAATGCAGTTTATTCAACGCTAG
- a CDS encoding ribbon-helix-helix domain-containing protein, with amino-acid sequence MQAKLQSGKYENAYQVIVAALQLLDERDKNYEQWLEETHQKVAVGIEQANRGQLTDGEVAFARLREKLAQKGESLQ; translated from the coding sequence ATTCAAGCCAAATTGCAAAGTGGTAAATATGAAAATGCCTATCAAGTCATTGTAGCTGCTTTGCAGTTGTTAGACGAAAGAGATAAAAATTATGAACAATGGTTAGAAGAAACCCATCAAAAAGTAGCTGTGGGTATTGAACAAGCTAATAGGGGACAATTGACTGATGGTGAAGTTGCTTTTGCAAGATTGCGAGAAAAACTCGCCCAAAAAGGTGAATCTTTACAATGA